In the Bacteroidota bacterium genome, one interval contains:
- a CDS encoding AAA family ATPase: MLIIGITGTLGAGKGAIVEYLVEKEHFNHFSVREFLTEKIFHRGLPVNRDSMTLVANELRTRHSPSYIIDQLYERASRSGRDCVIESIRTPGEVESLRKKGNFYLFSVDAHPLIRYERIVVRNSNTDRISFETFLDNEQREMSSADPNKQNILWCIRHADYSLINDGTKEELYRRVKTVMEEIRK; the protein is encoded by the coding sequence ATGCTCATTATCGGGATAACAGGAACATTGGGTGCAGGAAAGGGTGCTATCGTTGAGTATCTTGTTGAAAAGGAGCATTTTAATCATTTTTCAGTCAGGGAATTTCTGACTGAAAAAATTTTTCATAGAGGACTGCCTGTAAACCGCGACAGCATGACATTGGTAGCCAATGAGCTCCGTACGCGTCATTCGCCTTCCTATATCATTGACCAGCTCTACGAGAGAGCCAGCAGATCGGGCCGTGATTGCGTGATTGAAAGCATACGCACACCGGGTGAGGTGGAATCACTCCGGAAAAAAGGGAATTTTTACCTGTTCTCTGTTGATGCGCATCCTCTGATACGATACGAACGTATTGTCGTACGAAATTCAAATACCGACCGCATCAGCTTTGAAACATTCCTCGATAATGAACAGCGCGAAATGAGTTCGGCCGATCCGAATAAGCAGAACATCCTGTGGTGCATCAGGCATGCGGATTATTCGTTAATAAACGACGGCACGAAAGAGGAGCTGTACCGCAGGGTGAAAACGGTGATGGAAGAGATCAGGAAGTGA